A genome region from bacterium includes the following:
- a CDS encoding GTP-binding protein: MAKAKFERTKPHVNVGTIGHVDHGKTTLTAAITGVLASLGKTK; this comes from the coding sequence ATGGCGAAGGCGAAATTTGAGCGGACGAAGCCGCACGTAAACGTGGGGACGATCGGGCACGTGGATCACGGGAAGACGACGCTGACGGCGGCGATCACGGGGGTGCTGGCGAGTTTAGGGAAGACGAAG